Proteins encoded together in one Planctomyces sp. SH-PL14 window:
- a CDS encoding DUF488 family protein, which yields MTVVERRLWTIGFTKKSAEHFFNSLRDAGVKRLIDVRLNNISQLAGFAKRDDLRFFLKDLAGIEYSHLLDLAPLEGMLDAYKKKRISWAAYELQFLQLMRDRRIEEVLPRELFDASCLLCSEDTPHHCHRRLVAEYLQGHWKDFSVRHLR from the coding sequence ATGACAGTTGTAGAACGCAGGTTGTGGACTATTGGGTTTACCAAGAAGAGTGCCGAGCACTTTTTCAACTCACTTCGAGACGCCGGCGTAAAGAGGCTGATAGATGTCAGGTTGAATAATATTTCGCAGTTGGCGGGGTTTGCGAAGCGTGACGATTTACGCTTTTTTTTGAAAGATTTGGCAGGTATTGAGTACAGCCATCTCTTGGATCTAGCCCCGCTTGAAGGTATGCTTGATGCGTACAAGAAGAAGAGGATCTCGTGGGCCGCTTATGAACTGCAGTTTTTGCAGTTGATGCGGGATCGCCGCATTGAGGAGGTGTTGCCGCGAGAACTGTTCGACGCTTCCTGCTTGCTTTGCAGCGAAGATACGCCACATCACTGTCATCGCAGACTTGTGGCAGAGTATCTCCAGGGGCACTGGAAAGACTTCTCGGTTCGACATCTGCGATGA
- a CDS encoding DUF488 family protein has product MQNSSRQVLFTVGHSTRSLGEFVSLLWKNDVTAVVDVRSKPSSRLQQFCQAELSSHLRECAIQYVFLGKELGARRVEQSCYVGGQARYDRIRELPLFRSGMDRVCRGLEGYRIALLCAERDPITCHRMILVSRELRGLDIEIRHIINQDTVESNAQAERRLLKAVGIAERDLFVPVDDLIERAYDLQADRIAYASQDMRAEGTE; this is encoded by the coding sequence ATGCAAAACTCAAGTAGGCAAGTACTGTTTACCGTAGGCCACTCTACTCGGTCTTTGGGTGAGTTTGTTTCGCTATTGTGGAAGAATGATGTCACGGCAGTGGTAGACGTTCGGTCGAAGCCATCCAGCCGACTACAGCAGTTCTGTCAGGCTGAGCTCTCAAGCCACTTGCGGGAATGCGCAATTCAGTACGTATTTCTGGGCAAGGAGCTGGGGGCACGGCGCGTCGAACAGTCTTGCTACGTGGGCGGACAGGCGAGGTACGATCGGATTCGTGAGCTACCACTCTTCCGAAGTGGCATGGATCGCGTTTGTCGAGGGCTCGAAGGCTATCGCATCGCGTTGTTGTGTGCGGAGCGTGATCCGATCACCTGTCACCGTATGATTCTTGTGTCTCGTGAGCTGCGCGGCTTGGATATCGAGATTCGGCATATTATTAATCAGGACACCGTGGAGTCGAACGCGCAGGCGGAACGCCGTCTATTGAAGGCGGTAGGCATTGCGGAGCGGGATCTGTTCGTTCCTGTGGACGACTTGATTGAGCGTGCCTATGATTTGCAGGCCGACCGTATTGCGTACGCAAGCCAAGACATGAGGGCGGAAGGGACCGAGTAA
- a CDS encoding ATP-binding protein: MNRLSQASIYEALEELIWNAFDEEAIVVDVRLSRGKLDELTKLEVVDNGRGLEYDNAATAFQNLGESSKVDRTSRTGLPLHGRLGQGRHKAMAVGRTVVWKFAYKTGKRFRSYEITGTSGRGDPFYLGDECEDDKIAASGCHVTITDIRKTFTEIFSQGARAEIAARFAPSLLVHPERELHFNGIRIDPTKALKNKRTICHLEVGHGGKSYDVTIRAFHWNTPQHHREVFLCGSSGISLHRLSDNFHRSGDEGTIFVESCLFDELHNENLLQTFEASQDADRKNIAKRITSKIRSYYQRLRKHRASDAIQKLKDEGSYPYRNRPSSGIETIERRVFDVCAVNVSRNLPSFNDGMEVDGRKLLLRMIKEGVSRNPSNVGRIIREVLRLPNHDAKRFAALLDDMPLSKIVDAAHRVAQRLEFLKLFKAVVYLDPFERTIRERTELQKLLLPNTWLFGEEYAIGTDDEDMKTVLERHVGILRRDALQQTVTDTDCREMISQYNKKKEKTPESLNRIPDFMLWRQFKERRPDEYEFLVVEIKRPGVLVGHKEHQQIEDYAQAIVHSPFADKHRTRWVFVVISDDLDKGIHSRANQTHLPRWTTLSPRDEPFEIRAMPWSAVIQSAEGRHEHLRKWLNHSVGVEQALERSQETYKEFLPQGAYSVSKKQFKPPGK, translated from the coding sequence GTGAATCGTCTGTCGCAGGCGTCCATCTACGAGGCCCTCGAAGAACTCATCTGGAATGCCTTTGATGAAGAGGCAATCGTTGTCGATGTACGGTTGAGCCGCGGCAAACTCGATGAGCTGACGAAACTAGAAGTTGTCGATAACGGGCGAGGTCTGGAGTACGACAACGCGGCCACTGCCTTTCAGAATCTGGGCGAAAGCAGCAAGGTTGATCGCACTTCCCGGACGGGACTGCCACTCCATGGTCGACTTGGCCAGGGCCGTCACAAAGCGATGGCAGTTGGTCGGACCGTGGTTTGGAAGTTCGCCTACAAGACGGGTAAGCGCTTTCGCTCTTACGAAATAACAGGCACAAGTGGCCGGGGAGATCCGTTCTATCTAGGGGACGAATGTGAAGATGACAAGATTGCGGCATCGGGTTGCCACGTAACAATCACGGATATTCGGAAAACGTTCACAGAGATATTCTCGCAAGGCGCCCGCGCTGAGATAGCGGCGCGCTTCGCGCCCTCGCTCCTTGTTCACCCGGAAAGGGAGCTTCATTTTAACGGAATACGTATTGATCCCACCAAGGCCCTGAAAAATAAGAGGACAATCTGTCATCTTGAAGTCGGTCACGGCGGGAAGTCTTACGACGTCACGATACGCGCGTTTCACTGGAACACTCCTCAGCATCATCGAGAGGTATTCCTTTGTGGATCGTCTGGAATATCGTTGCACCGTCTAAGCGACAATTTTCATCGATCAGGCGACGAAGGCACGATTTTTGTTGAAAGTTGTCTGTTTGATGAGCTTCACAACGAGAATCTTCTTCAAACATTTGAGGCGTCTCAAGACGCTGATCGAAAAAATATCGCGAAACGCATTACCTCTAAGATTCGCAGTTACTACCAGCGGCTCCGTAAGCACCGCGCTTCCGATGCGATTCAGAAATTGAAAGACGAGGGCAGCTATCCATACAGGAACAGGCCATCTTCTGGTATCGAGACAATCGAACGGCGAGTGTTTGATGTTTGTGCTGTCAATGTTAGCAGAAATTTGCCAAGCTTTAACGACGGAATGGAGGTCGACGGCCGCAAGTTACTACTTCGAATGATAAAGGAAGGGGTGAGTCGCAATCCGTCCAATGTTGGGCGAATTATTCGCGAAGTCTTGAGATTGCCGAATCACGATGCAAAACGGTTCGCGGCGCTGCTTGATGACATGCCGCTGTCGAAGATAGTGGATGCGGCGCATAGGGTGGCACAACGCCTTGAATTTCTCAAGCTATTCAAAGCGGTTGTGTATTTGGATCCATTTGAGAGAACGATCCGCGAGCGAACAGAGCTGCAAAAATTACTTTTGCCGAACACTTGGCTTTTTGGGGAAGAATATGCAATTGGCACAGATGATGAAGACATGAAGACGGTTCTTGAGCGGCATGTCGGAATACTCCGCCGTGACGCTCTGCAGCAAACTGTCACAGACACCGACTGCCGCGAGATGATTTCCCAGTACAACAAGAAGAAAGAAAAGACCCCGGAGAGCTTAAATCGTATACCTGATTTCATGCTCTGGCGTCAGTTCAAGGAGCGTCGTCCCGATGAGTACGAATTTCTGGTCGTAGAGATTAAGCGGCCCGGTGTTCTGGTTGGCCATAAAGAGCATCAGCAGATTGAAGACTATGCCCAGGCAATCGTCCACTCTCCTTTTGCTGACAAGCATAGAACTCGTTGGGTTTTTGTCGTGATTAGCGACGATCTTGATAAAGGCATTCACTCGCGGGCGAATCAAACACATTTGCCTCGATGGACGACACTTAGTCCTCGCGATGAGCCGTTCGAGATTCGAGCTATGCCTTGGAGTGCTGTGATTCAAAGTGCCGAAGGGAGGCACGAGCATCTGAGGAAGTGGTTGAACCACAGTGTGGGTGTTGAGCAAGCCCTGGAGCGGTCGCAGGAGACGTACAAGGAGTTTCTTCCGCAAGGCGCCTATTCGGTTTCCAAGAAGCAATTCAAGCCGCCTGGGAAGTGA